In Zalophus californianus isolate mZalCal1 chromosome 4, mZalCal1.pri.v2, whole genome shotgun sequence, the following proteins share a genomic window:
- the LOC113916971 gene encoding lymphocyte antigen 6H, protein MLPAAMNGLGLVLLAALLCSAPAHGLWCQDCTLTTNSSHCTPKQCQPSDTVCASVRITDPSSSRKDHSVNKMCASSCDFVKRHFFSDYLMGFINSGILKVDVDCCGGDLCNGGPGAGGSPWALAGGLLLSLGPALLGAGP, encoded by the exons ATGCTGCCCGCAGCCATGAACGGCCTCGGCCTGGTGCTGCTGGCCGCCCTGCTGTGCTCTGCGCCCG CTCATGGCCTGTGGTGCCAGGACTGCACCCTGACCACCAACTCGAGCCACTGCACCCCAAAGCAGTGCCAGCCGTCGGATACAGTGTGCGCCAGCGTCCGGATCACCGACCCCAGTAGCA GCAGGAAGGATCATTCCGTGAACAAGATGTGCGCCTCATCCTGTGACTTCGTGAAGCGACACTTCTTCTCAGACTATCTGATGGGCTTCATTAACTCTGGGATCTTAAAAGTGGACGTGGACTGTTGCGGGGGAGACCTGTGCAatggggggccgggggcggggggcagccccTGGGCCCTGGCGGGGGGCCTCCTGCTCAGCCTCGGGCCTGCCCTCCTCGGGGCTGGGCCCTGA